The following are encoded in a window of Arthrobacter antioxidans genomic DNA:
- a CDS encoding acetyl/propionyl/methylcrotonyl-CoA carboxylase subunit alpha: MKKVLIANRGEIAVRIARACTDAGLSSVAVYSEPDADALHVRLADEAYALNGSAGADTYLDMDKLLAVAARAGADAVHPGYGFLSENADFAQAVQDAGLIWIGPSPAAIRSLGNKVTAREIAVKVGAPLVPGSDGPVADAEEVRAFAEQYGVPVAIKAAYGGGGRGLKIAHRLEDIDDAFDSAVREATVAFGRGECFVERFLDKPRHVEAQVLADTHGNVVVVGTRDCSLQRRNQKLVEEAPAPFLTDDQRTRIHESARAICREAGYTSAGTVEYLVAPDGVISFLEVNTRLQVEHPVTEATSGVDLVREQFRIAAGLSVSITEDPAPQGHAIEFRLNAEDAGRGFLPSPGPVHVFEAPTGAGIRVDTGVRSGSSVPAEYDSLMAKLIVHGEDRPQALRRARAALDELRIEGLPTVVPFHRAVVRDPDFTDPDRLGVYTTWIESAFAGRLDAALSSGAAGRLARRETLTVEIDGKAVQLGLPAEIFTALMTGNGATGAVVPSPDTTTDNHGTVTASMGGTLVTWLADDAATIGAGQPVAVIEAMKMETEVLSTIAGTFRRGGQQPGAAVARGEVLGEVLGAVD; the protein is encoded by the coding sequence ATGAAGAAGGTCCTGATCGCCAACCGCGGCGAGATCGCCGTCCGCATCGCCCGCGCGTGCACCGATGCGGGACTCAGCTCGGTGGCCGTGTATTCCGAGCCCGACGCCGATGCGCTCCATGTCCGCCTCGCCGACGAGGCCTACGCCCTCAACGGATCGGCGGGCGCCGACACGTACCTCGACATGGACAAGCTCCTCGCCGTCGCCGCCAGGGCCGGCGCGGACGCGGTGCATCCGGGCTACGGCTTCCTCTCCGAGAACGCCGACTTCGCGCAGGCCGTCCAGGACGCGGGGCTCATCTGGATCGGCCCGTCACCCGCCGCGATCCGCAGCCTGGGGAACAAGGTCACGGCCCGCGAGATCGCGGTCAAAGTGGGTGCCCCGCTGGTCCCCGGGTCCGACGGACCGGTCGCCGACGCCGAGGAAGTCCGCGCGTTCGCGGAACAGTACGGCGTCCCCGTCGCCATCAAGGCCGCCTACGGGGGCGGCGGGCGCGGGTTGAAGATCGCCCACCGGTTGGAGGACATCGACGACGCCTTCGACTCGGCGGTCCGCGAGGCCACCGTCGCGTTCGGCCGTGGCGAATGCTTCGTCGAACGGTTCCTGGACAAGCCCCGACACGTCGAGGCGCAGGTCCTCGCGGACACGCACGGGAACGTCGTCGTCGTCGGTACCCGCGACTGCTCGCTGCAGCGCCGCAACCAGAAGCTGGTCGAGGAAGCCCCCGCACCGTTCCTGACCGACGACCAGCGCACCCGCATCCACGAATCGGCCCGCGCCATCTGCCGCGAGGCCGGCTACACCAGCGCCGGCACCGTCGAATACCTCGTGGCGCCCGACGGCGTGATCTCCTTCCTGGAGGTCAACACGCGCCTGCAGGTGGAACACCCAGTGACCGAGGCGACGTCGGGCGTCGACCTGGTCCGTGAACAGTTCCGCATCGCCGCCGGCCTGAGCGTCAGCATCACCGAGGACCCGGCGCCGCAGGGCCACGCCATCGAGTTCCGGCTCAACGCCGAGGACGCCGGCCGCGGATTCCTGCCCTCCCCCGGCCCGGTCCACGTGTTCGAGGCTCCCACCGGGGCCGGTATCCGCGTCGACACCGGGGTGCGCTCCGGGTCCAGCGTCCCCGCCGAGTACGACTCCCTGATGGCCAAACTCATCGTCCACGGCGAGGACCGGCCGCAGGCGCTCCGCCGCGCCCGCGCCGCCCTCGACGAACTGCGGATCGAGGGCCTTCCCACGGTGGTCCCCTTCCACCGCGCGGTGGTCCGGGACCCCGACTTCACCGATCCTGACCGGCTCGGGGTCTACACCACGTGGATCGAATCGGCGTTCGCCGGACGCCTGGACGCCGCCCTCTCGAGCGGGGCGGCAGGGCGGCTGGCCCGGCGGGAGACCCTGACCGTGGAGATCGACGGCAAGGCCGTGCAGTTGGGGCTCCCCGCCGAGATCTTCACCGCCCTGATGACCGGCAACGGTGCCACCGGCGCCGTCGTACCATCCCCCGACACGACGACGGACAACCACGGCACGGTCACGGCCTCCATGGGCGGCACCCTGGTGACGTGGCTGGCCGACGACGCCGCCACCATCGGCGCGGGACAACCCGTCGCGGTGATCGAGGCCATGAAGATGGAGACCGAGGTCCTGTCGACGATCGCCGGCACCTTCCGCCGCGGCGGGCAGCAGCCGGGTGCCGCCGTCGCACGGGGAGAGGTGCTGGGCGAGGTCCTGGGCGCAGTGGACTAG
- a CDS encoding GntR family transcriptional regulator: protein MAIEAAAEPDGAIAGTAEHAHTAAWIATVLRGRIAAGELTPGSKLSEQALSTALGVSRNTLREAFSTLAGESMVTRIPNRGVFVASPGIEEVREIYRVRRMIEPAAALWGEVTPEVLDAMESIVQRAQAARDAGTVADMADANQALHSAVVGLTGSESLRTLMDRVLAEMRLVFHAMASAPDFHSHYVDRNVQLVERLRAGHREEAASGLRAYLDSAEAELLGRLADEAG from the coding sequence ATGGCGATAGAAGCAGCAGCGGAGCCCGACGGCGCGATCGCGGGGACCGCCGAGCACGCGCACACGGCGGCATGGATCGCCACCGTGTTGCGGGGTCGCATCGCCGCCGGTGAGCTCACGCCCGGGTCGAAGCTGTCGGAACAGGCGCTGTCGACGGCGCTCGGCGTCTCCCGCAACACGCTGCGCGAGGCGTTCTCGACGCTCGCCGGCGAATCGATGGTCACCCGGATCCCCAACCGCGGCGTGTTCGTCGCCTCCCCCGGGATCGAGGAGGTGCGCGAGATCTACCGCGTACGCCGGATGATCGAACCCGCCGCGGCGCTGTGGGGCGAGGTCACGCCCGAGGTGCTCGACGCCATGGAGTCCATCGTCCAGCGGGCACAGGCAGCGCGCGACGCGGGAACGGTGGCCGACATGGCCGACGCCAACCAGGCGCTGCACAGCGCCGTGGTGGGCCTCACCGGGAGCGAATCCCTCCGGACGCTGATGGACCGCGTGCTCGCCGAGATGCGCCTCGTGTTCCACGCCATGGCCTCGGCCCCGGACTTCCACAGCCATTATGTGGACCGCAACGTACAGCTCGTGGAGCGGCTCCGGGCCGGGCACCGTGAGGAGGCGGCCTCCGGCCTGCGCGCCTATCTGGACTCCGCGGAGGCCGAGCTCCTGGGCCGCCTCGCCGACGAAGCCGGATAG
- a CDS encoding putative hydro-lyase, with amino-acid sequence MPTDPTAMLPADARAAFRAGLVTPTSGWSRGYAQVNVLSIPRDQAFDLLLFAQRNPKPCPVLGVLEPGETSGPLLVGGDIRTDVPKYTVYHDGLLVDEPTDVEAHWRDDLVTFLFGCSFTFEAALQDGGVRIAHLDQGVNVPMYRTNREAAPAGAMSGPLVVSMRPVPAAQVADAVRITSRYPAVHGAPVHVGNPEELGIDLQSPDFGDAVRIPEGHLPVFWACGVTPQAAVMQSRPPLAIGHAPGHMLITDARDSDYLVP; translated from the coding sequence ATGCCGACCGATCCGACGGCGATGCTTCCTGCCGATGCGCGCGCCGCTTTCCGTGCCGGACTGGTGACGCCGACGTCGGGCTGGTCCCGCGGCTACGCGCAGGTGAACGTGCTGTCGATCCCGCGGGATCAGGCGTTCGATCTGTTGCTCTTCGCCCAGCGCAATCCCAAGCCGTGCCCCGTCCTCGGGGTGCTGGAGCCCGGTGAGACGTCCGGGCCGCTGCTGGTCGGCGGGGACATCAGGACCGATGTCCCGAAGTACACCGTCTACCACGACGGCCTTCTGGTGGACGAGCCCACCGATGTCGAAGCGCACTGGCGCGATGACCTGGTGACCTTCCTGTTCGGCTGCTCCTTCACCTTCGAGGCCGCGTTGCAGGACGGCGGCGTCAGGATCGCGCACCTCGATCAGGGCGTGAACGTGCCGATGTACCGGACGAACCGGGAGGCCGCTCCAGCCGGTGCCATGTCCGGTCCACTGGTGGTGTCGATGCGCCCGGTCCCGGCCGCCCAGGTGGCCGACGCCGTCCGCATCACCTCCCGCTATCCGGCCGTCCACGGCGCTCCCGTCCACGTGGGCAATCCGGAGGAGCTGGGGATCGATCTGCAGTCGCCGGACTTCGGGGACGCGGTCCGGATTCCCGAGGGGCACCTGCCGGTGTTCTGGGCCTGCGGGGTGACCCCGCAGGCGGCCGTCATGCAGTCCCGGCCCCCGCTGGCCATCGGTCATGCGCCGGGGCACATGCTCATCACCGACGCCCGGGACAGCGACTACCTGGTGCCCTAG
- a CDS encoding NRAMP family divalent metal transporter, giving the protein MADTQNRPKLSSSARRTALLGAMFLMATSAIGPGFITQTTVFTAQIGAAFAFAILASILIDIAVQMNVWRVIGVSGLRAHELGNKVLPGVGWFLAGLVFIGGVVFNIGNIAGTGLGANAMLGIEPKIGGAISAVIAIMIFVSKKAGMALDRIVVILGAIMILLMIYVAIVAAPPVGEALKNAVLPEQIDFLIITTLVGGTVGGYITYAGAHRMLDSGVTGPDNVRQITRSSVIGILVTGVMRVLLFLAIFGVVAGGAVLTSDNMAAEAFGIAAGEIGMRVFGIVLWAAAITSVIGAAFTSVSFITTSKTPERKRNLITVAFIAGCAVAYLFLGQAPQELLIFAGAFNGLILPVGFGVLLFVAWRRRDLMHGYTYPKWLLIVGIVTWFLTLFLGYTSLTGLAQLWG; this is encoded by the coding sequence ATGGCAGATACCCAGAACAGACCGAAGCTGAGCTCCTCCGCTCGGCGCACCGCACTGCTGGGGGCCATGTTCCTCATGGCCACCAGCGCCATCGGGCCTGGCTTCATCACCCAGACCACCGTCTTCACCGCCCAGATCGGCGCAGCGTTCGCGTTCGCCATCCTGGCCTCGATCCTCATCGACATCGCGGTGCAGATGAACGTCTGGCGCGTCATCGGTGTCTCGGGACTCCGCGCGCACGAGCTCGGCAACAAGGTCCTTCCGGGCGTCGGCTGGTTCCTGGCCGGACTCGTCTTCATCGGCGGCGTCGTCTTCAACATCGGCAACATCGCCGGCACCGGGCTCGGCGCCAACGCGATGCTCGGTATCGAGCCCAAGATCGGTGGCGCCATCTCGGCGGTCATCGCGATCATGATCTTCGTGAGCAAGAAGGCCGGCATGGCACTGGACCGCATCGTGGTGATCCTCGGTGCGATCATGATCCTCCTGATGATCTACGTGGCCATCGTCGCCGCCCCGCCCGTCGGTGAGGCGCTCAAGAACGCGGTCCTCCCGGAACAGATCGACTTCCTCATCATCACCACCCTGGTGGGCGGCACCGTGGGCGGTTACATCACCTACGCCGGCGCGCACCGCATGCTCGACTCCGGTGTCACCGGCCCGGACAACGTCCGGCAGATCACCCGCAGCTCGGTGATCGGCATCCTGGTCACCGGCGTCATGCGGGTGCTGCTGTTCCTGGCGATCTTCGGCGTCGTCGCCGGCGGCGCGGTGCTGACCAGTGACAACATGGCTGCCGAGGCCTTCGGTATCGCGGCCGGCGAGATCGGCATGCGGGTCTTCGGCATCGTCCTCTGGGCCGCCGCGATCACCTCGGTGATCGGCGCCGCGTTCACCTCGGTCTCCTTCATCACCACCTCGAAGACACCGGAACGCAAGCGGAACCTCATCACGGTCGCCTTCATCGCCGGCTGCGCCGTGGCCTACCTCTTCCTCGGCCAGGCGCCCCAGGAACTGCTGATCTTCGCCGGCGCGTTCAACGGCCTGATCCTGCCGGTCGGCTTCGGTGTGCTCCTCTTCGTCGCCTGGCGCCGCCGCGATCTGATGCACGGGTACACCTACCCGAAGTGGCTGCTGATCGTCGGCATCGTCACCTGGTTCCTGACCCTGTTCCTCGGCTACACCTCACTCACCGGGTTGGCCCAGCTGTGGGGCTAG
- a CDS encoding NAD(+)--rifampin ADP-ribosyltransferase — translation MGGQDEGPFSHDTKADLRVGDVLTAGFRSNYHPELMTDLI, via the coding sequence ATCGGAGGTCAGGACGAAGGGCCGTTCTCCCACGATACGAAAGCCGATCTCCGGGTGGGTGATGTCCTCACCGCGGGCTTCCGGTCGAACTACCATCCCGAACTCATGACGGACCTCATATAA